Genomic window (Arthrobacter sp. StoSoilA2):
GCTTCCATGCGTAACGGCCGGGTCTGGTACTTCACCGTCATCTACTTCTGCCTGCAAGTAGCTGTCTATGGCGTCACGTTCTATTTGCCGCAGCAGGTGTCCCAGCTCACCGGCCAAAAGGTGGGGCTCGCCGTCGGACTCCTTGCCGCTATCCCATGGTTCTTCGGCATCTTTGCCTGCTACTTCGTTGGCAAGGCTGCAAACACTGTGGCACGTCGCCGCCGCTGGGGGACCGCATTGTTCGTCTCCACAGGCCTCTGCATCTTCGGTTCCGCCTGGGCCGGCGCCAACCACCTTCCGGCGTTGGGCATCATCTTCATCACGCTGGCGGTGTGCAGCTTCCTGTCGACCGGTCCTATTTGCTGGTCTTATCCGACTGCGTTCCTCACCGGAACTGCTGCGGCTGCCGGTATCGGGCTGATCAATTCCCTGGGCAACCTTGGCGGTTTCGTCGCACCGATCCTTCGCACCACGGTCAACCAGGTCACGGCCTCGGACACGGGCACCATGGGTGTTTACGCCCTGGGTGTCCTGCCCTTCCTGGCCGCGCTGATGATGTTCGGCACCCGGGCCTTCACCAACAAAGCCGACGAGTTGCTGGACAAGTAGCCGTGGACAAGACTGCTTTTGATTTCCGGGCTGCTCCTGTCGGGGCCTTGTTCATCGGGGTCAGTACCAAGATGTACATGGGCTACGAGCAGAGTTTGGCGTGGCTGGAGCAGTTGCTGGCAGAAGTGGACGCCCGTCCGGCCCTTGCGGCCGGGCGGGTGGTCCCGTTTGTGATCCCTTCATTTCCGGTGCTGCCCGCAGCGTCCGCGATGCTTCAGGGTTCGACAATGGTCCTTGGGGCCCAGAACTGTGGTTGGTCGGACGGGCCGTGGACTGGCGAAGTCTCCCCGTCGATGCTTGCCGAGCTTGGTGTCGGACTGGTGGAGATCGGCCATGCGGAACGGCGCCGCCACTTTGCCGAAGACGATGCCATGGTGGCCCTGAAGGTTCGTGCCGCCGTCGACGCTGGCCTGACGCCATTGCTGTGCGTCGGGGAGAGCGTGGTAGATGAACCTGGAACTGCCGCCGAGGCCGTGTTCAGGCAGGTTAAGGCAGCCGTGTCCGGGGACTGGTCCGTCGCATCCCAATTAGTGATCGCCTACGAACCCGTGTGGGCGATCGGTGCTGCAGAGCCGGCGTCGGCTGCCTACGTTTCCCAGGTTGTGGCTGAGCTGCGGGTATTGCTCGCTGCCCACGGGGTGGAGCAGATGCCCATCATCTACGGTGGCTCGGCGAAGCCGGGTCTCCTGCCGCAGCTGGAAGGGGTTTCCGGGCTCTTCCTGGGCCGCTTCGCGCACGACGCCACCAACTTCGGCCGTGTGCTGGATGAGGCCCTCTCCCTGCCCAACTGAGTCGCAGCAGATGCCCTTTTGAGCCCTCAAAACGGCATCTGCTGCGACTCAGTTGGGCGGGACGAAGCGCTTAGGTGACCCGCGCTGGCATAGGGCCACAAAGCCGCCCAGGTTTTCCAGGCCCTCTGGATGCGTCGGGAGGTAGTTGGTGAGTTCGGGTGAACGCACGACGACGGCACGCCACTGACCGCGT
Coding sequences:
- a CDS encoding triose-phosphate isomerase family protein, which gives rise to MYMGYEQSLAWLEQLLAEVDARPALAAGRVVPFVIPSFPVLPAASAMLQGSTMVLGAQNCGWSDGPWTGEVSPSMLAELGVGLVEIGHAERRRHFAEDDAMVALKVRAAVDAGLTPLLCVGESVVDEPGTAAEAVFRQVKAAVSGDWSVASQLVIAYEPVWAIGAAEPASAAYVSQVVAELRVLLAAHGVEQMPIIYGGSAKPGLLPQLEGVSGLFLGRFAHDATNFGRVLDEALSLPN